In Lapillicoccus jejuensis, the DNA window CACGTCGAGCTCGCCGGTCGGGGTGACGGCGCGGTAGGAGCGCTCCCCCGAGTCGTCGGGGTCCTCGAGCAGCAGCCGGCGCACCTCGAGCCCGGCGCCCTGGAGGGCGAGGGCGACGTCGCTGCCCGGCGGCCGGGTCGGCACGGCGCCGAGGCCGTAGCGCACGGCGAGCCCGACGCTCCAGCCGAGCAGCAGGGACACGACGACGGCCAGGCCGGTGCTCTGGCCGGAGGCGAAGGTCGTCACGGCCGACGAGACGATGATGACGGCGGCCGTGGGCTGCACCCACCGGCGGCCGCCGACGTCGGCGACGGTGATGAGCGCCGTGAGCGAGACGAGCACGGCGTCGGCCGGGGACGAGCGGCCGTCGACGGTCGGGCGGGTCAGCGCGCTGAGCAGGCTGGCCACGTGCCCCTCGAGGACGAGGGTGCGCAGCGCGAGGACGAGCAGCGCCCCGACCCCCGCGGCGACCAGCGCCTCGACGAGCTGGCGCGGCCGCGAGCGCCGCAGCAGGTCGGCGCCGATGACGAGCGGGAGCAGGACGACGGCGAGCCCGGCGACCCACGAGACGACCTGGAGCAGCAGCCGCGGGGCCCCGGTGGTGGCGAGGCTGAGGTCCTGCTCGAGCGCGCCGGCCGTCCCGACCGCGAGGTCGGCGAGGGCGATGACGACGACGAGGACCGCGACCGAGACGACGAGGCGCAGCAGGTCGGCGGGGCGTCGTACGCGCTCGGGGCTGGGCGGCTCGACCACCTCGGCGCGGGGGTGACCGGCCGGGTCGGCGGCGAGCAGCGCGGCGACCTCCGGGGTGACGACCGGGGCCCCCTCCACGTGCACCGCCGGGCGGCCGTCGGCGTCCTGCTGGCCGGGTGCGTCGACGGCCCGCCCGGGCACCCCGGGCGTGCGGGAGGCGGGGGCCTCGCGTGCGCTCACCGACCCATCCTGCCGCACCGCGACGGGTCGTCCCGGGAGCCGGCGGACCCCGGGTGTGGTGGGGCTCGCGCGCGGCCCGCCGCTGACGACACAATGCCGGGATGGACGCCACCGTCGACGAGGCCGCCCGCAAGGCCAACGACCACCCCGCGGTCGAGGCGGGCGCGCGCCTGGGCTACGCCGCCTCCGGGGTGCTGCACCTGCTCATCGCCTGGATCGGGCTCCAGCTCGTCCTCCACGAGGGCGTCGCCGCGTCGGCCGACCAGTCCGGCGCGCTGTCCTCCCTGGCCGGCAACGGACTCGGCCGCGCGCTGCTGTGGGTGATCCTCCTCGGCTTCGCCCTGCTCGGGCTGTGGCAGGTCACCGAGGTGTTCCTCCAGCGCCAGGCGTCGGGGAAGGTCAAGGCGGTGGCCAAGACGGTGACGTACGTCGTCCTCGCCGTCACCACCGGCCGCTACGCCGTCGGCGCCGGCGGGCGGTCCGGCGCCGACCAGAGCGCCGACCTGACCCGCACGCTCATGCAGCAGGCCTTCGGCCGGCTGCTCGTCGCCGTCGTCGGGCTCGTCGTCCTCGGGGTGGGCGCCTACCACGTCTACAAGGGGTGGAAGCGCCGGTTCCTCGCCGACCTCGAGGAGCACCCGGGCCGCCCGGCCGAGGTGGCCGGGCGCTACGGGTACGTCGCCAAGGGCGTGGCCCTCGGCGTCGTGGGGGTCCTCTTCGCCCTCGCCGCGCTGCACGCCGACCCCGCCGAGGCCCGCGGCCTCGACGGGGCCCTGCACACGATCCTCGAGGCGCCGGGCGGCCAGACCATGCTCGCCGTCGTCTCCCTCGGCATCGCGGCGTACGGCGTCTACTCCTTCTTCCGCGCGCGGCACGCCCGGGTCTGAGGGCCCGAGCGCGCGGCGTCAGCGCGTGCGGCGCTCCCGCAGGTAGCCCCACGCCAGCGTCGCGCAGACGATGCCGTTGACCAGCCCGACGAGGACGTCGGTGAGGTGGTGCATGCCGCGGTACAGCCGCGCGTACAGCACGAGGAGCGGGATGACGACGCACACCGCGGTGAGCACCCGGCGCAGCAGCGGGTGGCGGACCCGCTGCGCCAGCAGGGCGAGCGAGAGGTAGAGGGCCGTCGAGGCCCCGACGTGCCCGCTGGGGTACGACGACGTCGGCGGCGCCGGGTCGAGGTGCGGCACGTCGGGACGCGGCCGCCCGACGATCTCGGTGGCGACGACGAAGACGGTGGCCTGCAGCGAGATGGCGATGGCCGGCACGAGGGCGATCGACCAGCGCCGGGTGAGGGCGAGGACGACCCCGACCATCACGACGCACACCCCGATGACGATCTCGGTGTTGCCGATGTGCGACCACACGGCGGTCACCGCGTCCCAGGTGCTGGTGCGGGTCGACTGCAGCGCCCGGTTGACCGCGCTCTCGGACTGGAAGGAGTGCAGCCCGTCCTGGATGAGGAAGCCGACGGCGAGGATCGCCAGCCACAGCACGAGCGCCGGCAGCAGCAGCCGCCTCCCCACGTCGCGGACCACGTCGCGCCACGGCGGCACGGTGAGGTCGTCCCAGCGGTGCACCCACTCGGAGGTCCAGGGGCGGTCCGCCCCCTCCCGCCGTGACCTCGGGCGGCTCCCGTCGACCAGTGCCATCACTGCTCCTCCGTTCGGTGCTCGCCCCTGGCTGCGCCCGGGCGACGGCCCCAGGCGCGGAAGCCGACCCACGAGGAGAGGACCAGTCCCGAGCCGACGAGGACGCCCGCGACGGTGTCCGAAGGGTAGTGGACGCCGAGGTAGACCCGGTCGAGCGCGGTGAGCCCGACGACGAGGGCGACCACCGTGACCGCGCCCCCGCGGGCCGCCCGCCCGGGCAGCAGCGGCCACAGCAGGACCAGCAGCGCCGTGCCGGCGGCGGCCGCGTTGGCCACGTGCCCGCTGGGGAAGCTGTAGCCCGGGGCGGTCGAGACCGGGTCGTCGACGACGGGCCGCACCCGCTGGACGACGTACTTGAGGTCGAGGGCGACGTTCCAGGCGACCATCATCGTGAGGAAGCACCACACGGCGCGGGCGCGGTGGCCCGTGCGCCACCAGACGAGCAGGCAGACGAGCGACGCGACGACGTACACCGGCAGCGGCTGGAGCGCGGTCTGCCAGACGAGCAGCGCGCTCCGCAGGCCCGGGTGGTCCCGGGTGACGCTCGTCGCCGCCGCGATGGCCGCGTGGTCGGCCTCGACGAGCTCGCTGCGCGAGCCGCGGACGACGAGGGCGAGCACCGTCACCGGCACGGCGAACCCGATGGCGGCGAGCAGGCCCCAGCCGATGGCGGCGAAGCGGTGCCGGGGCACGCCGACCGGCGCGCGCGAGGAGAGCACGTCGGGGGCCGGGGCGTTCACCGGTGTGACGTACCCCGCTCCCCCGCCACCCATCCCCACCGCGCGGGGCGCAGCGACCCGGCCTACCGTTGCAAGAGGCAACCATGTGCTCGGGGACGGCAGGAGGGAGCTCGACAGATGTGTGGCATCACCGGCTGGGTCGCGTTCGACCGCGACCTGGGCTCAGCAGGCGACGGCGGCGACGTCCAGCGGACGATCGACGCGATGACGGCGACGCTGTCGTGCCGCGGACCGGACGACTCCGGGACCTGGCGACGCGGGCACGCCGCGCTCGGGCACCGGCGGCTCGCCGTCATCGACCTGCCCGGCGGGCGCCAGCCGATGGTCCTCGAGACCGACGACGGCCCGCTCGTCATCACCTACTCGG includes these proteins:
- a CDS encoding phosphatase PAP2 family protein, with translation MNAPAPDVLSSRAPVGVPRHRFAAIGWGLLAAIGFAVPVTVLALVVRGSRSELVEADHAAIAAATSVTRDHPGLRSALLVWQTALQPLPVYVVASLVCLLVWWRTGHRARAVWCFLTMMVAWNVALDLKYVVQRVRPVVDDPVSTAPGYSFPSGHVANAAAAGTALLVLLWPLLPGRAARGGAVTVVALVVGLTALDRVYLGVHYPSDTVAGVLVGSGLVLSSWVGFRAWGRRPGAARGEHRTEEQ
- a CDS encoding DUF1206 domain-containing protein yields the protein MDATVDEAARKANDHPAVEAGARLGYAASGVLHLLIAWIGLQLVLHEGVAASADQSGALSSLAGNGLGRALLWVILLGFALLGLWQVTEVFLQRQASGKVKAVAKTVTYVVLAVTTGRYAVGAGGRSGADQSADLTRTLMQQAFGRLLVAVVGLVVLGVGAYHVYKGWKRRFLADLEEHPGRPAEVAGRYGYVAKGVALGVVGVLFALAALHADPAEARGLDGALHTILEAPGGQTMLAVVSLGIAAYGVYSFFRARHARV
- a CDS encoding phosphatase PAP2 family protein — translated: MALVDGSRPRSRREGADRPWTSEWVHRWDDLTVPPWRDVVRDVGRRLLLPALVLWLAILAVGFLIQDGLHSFQSESAVNRALQSTRTSTWDAVTAVWSHIGNTEIVIGVCVVMVGVVLALTRRWSIALVPAIAISLQATVFVVATEIVGRPRPDVPHLDPAPPTSSYPSGHVGASTALYLSLALLAQRVRHPLLRRVLTAVCVVIPLLVLYARLYRGMHHLTDVLVGLVNGIVCATLAWGYLRERRTR